In Micromonospora inyonensis, the genomic window AACCCCGACGACCAGGGGGTGGAACAGCCACTTCCCGGGATGCGGCTCGCGCCACCCGGGGCGGCGGGCTCACTCCCGGTCGAGGAGGGCGCCGAGGAGCCAGGTGACCACGCTGACCAGGAGCGCGCCGAGCACCGCCGCCGGCCAGAAGTTCGCCACCTCGAACGGCAGCCCGGCCTGGCCGGCGATCCAGCTGGTGAGCAGGAAGAGCAGTCCGTTGACGACCAGCGCGATGAGACCGAGCGTCAGCAGGTAGAAGCCGCAGCCCACGGTCTTGATGATCGGCTGGAGCACGGCGTTGACCACGCCGAAGATCACCGAGACGAGGACCAGCGTGGTGACCGTCTCGGTGGTCGAGTCGGAGTTGAGGGCGATCCCGGGAATCAGGAGGGTGGCCAGCCA contains:
- a CDS encoding phage holin family protein gives rise to the protein MTSLLIRLGSTVVALWLATLLIPGIALNSDSTTETVTTLVLVSVIFGVVNAVLQPIIKTVGCGFYLLTLGLIALVVNGLLFLLTSWIAGQAGLPFEVANFWPAAVLGALLVSVVTWLLGALLDRE